A genomic stretch from Pieris brassicae chromosome 9, ilPieBrab1.1, whole genome shotgun sequence includes:
- the LOC123714714 gene encoding protein FAM8A1 → MSETERQNLMEQDGVTGASGDQPANEREAYFQALRLWIQQAQMYQNLSSCFPYYMMSLQGIQSNQTNVPLLNNNYQFQGQQFPFQVPIPPRATPDAQAPVPTLSPTEVIQRHGGYEYVIPPLYKRLLAEFIDFMLLFILKLIVTFIAVDMFDIIDLEKFDINKLSENYDDYKYAMELTSEILLLEIIYRIIVCFFEAYCLSGGVGRLGGMTPGKGLLGLRVVTASAVVLVEGRPKETVLLYPGRPLSFTVALVRSLLKNFLISLLFPLCLILFVFRFNRTGYDLLCGVIVVEENLYPPRRHAP, encoded by the exons ATGTCTGAAACAGAACGACAGAATTTAATGGAGCAAGATGGTGTCACAGGTGCTAGCGGCGATCAGCCTGCAAATGAACGAGAGGCATATTTTCAGGCATTAAGATTATGGATACAACAGGCTCAAATGTATCAAAACTTATCGTCATGTTTTCCCTACTATATGATGAGTTTACAGGGCATCCAAAGCAATCAAACGAATGTTcctttacttaataataactacCAATTTCAAGGACAACAGTTTCCATTTCAAGTCCCGATACCTCCGAGAGCCACCCCTGACGCCCAAGCTCCAGTTCCAACATTAAGTCCTACTGAAG TTATTCAAAGGCATGGTGGCTATGAGTATGTTATTCCTCCACTTTATAAGAGGCTCTTAGCTGAATTTATAGATTTCATgctgttgtttattttaaagctcATAGTTACCTTCATAGCTGTGGATATGTTTGACATCAT tgatttagaaaaatttgatattaacaaattaagtGAAAACTATGATGACTACAAATATGCCATGGAACTGACATCGGAAATTTTATTACTGGAAATTATTTACAGgattattgtttgtttctttgag GCATACTGTCTGAGTGGCGGTGTTGGACGTTTGGGAGGTATGACACCAGGCAAAGGATTACTTGGTCTTCGAGTGGTCACAGCCTCTGCAGTTGTTCTTGTAGAAGGCCGTCCTAAGGAAACAGTCCTGTTATATCCGGGTCGACCACTTTCTTTTACTGTAGCATTGGTACGCTCACTCCTAAAAAATTTCCTCATATCTCTCTTATTTCCTCTATgtcttattttgtttgtattccGTTTTAACAGGACAGGGTATGACCTGTTATGTGGTGTCATAGTTGTTGAAGAAAATTTATATCCCCCAAGACGACATGCACcataa